The genomic DNA TACATACCGCCTGGAACTGGTTGTTTGTCGATAGCGGATTCAGCCATTGGCTTCAATCATTCAGGGAAACTGGTCAGAAGGGGACTGGAGTTATCCCAACGATTAACCGGTTCGGTGACTCACTAATCGGCTGGCTTGGGGAGTACCTGCAAGCTACGCTCTGGGTAACTCTGATTTTCTTCATCAGGGTGATGATCCTTTTCCTGAGTCTGCCTCTGTTCGGCCTGGTGATTATCACCGGCATAGTTGAAGGGCTGGTCCGTCGAGATTTGCGTCGTTATGGAGCTGGATATGAATCGAGCTTTGTCTACCATCACGCCAAACGTTTTATTAAACCCGCACTTTACGGCCCCTGCATGTTGTATCTGGCCTGGCCGACTGCTGTCTGGCCAAATCTCCTGTTGCTGCCATCAGCATTATTACTTGGCGGTGTTCTGGCCATCGTCACGGCGTCCTTTAAAAAATACCTATAGCCCAGGAAGTAGCTGTTTCGGGAATTCCCCGGAGCCCGCTTGATGTCGCGGGCTTTTTTTTTGAAGGTTCATCTGTATTAACTGGCTCACTTTGTGGCATTTAATTTT from Trabulsiella odontotermitis includes the following:
- a CDS encoding TIGR03747 family integrating conjugative element membrane protein — translated: MSQHDRDTANRSSPSRQKQSGPFGMLLWDLPVSLIGILLGSLLVSLLIEYACIALLWPDEGASHSYRVMVAESHWLSEGYTRSLLMAAPVETISRWVHTAWNWLFVDSGFSHWLQSFRETGQKGTGVIPTINRFGDSLIGWLGEYLQATLWVTLIFFIRVMILFLSLPLFGLVIITGIVEGLVRRDLRRYGAGYESSFVYHHAKRFIKPALYGPCMLYLAWPTAVWPNLLLLPSALLLGGVLAIVTASFKKYL